The Leptolyngbya sp. CCY15150 nucleotide sequence ACAATGCCATAAACCCAGACTTAACCGCACCATGTCACATCCTGTTAATCAATTAGCCCTTCCTCTCGGGCCCGCAACTCAGTCTGGATGCGGATATTCTTGCCCGGTTCTGGATAAACATCCAGTGCATCTTGCACCTGAGTCCAATAATGGCGAACCGTTCGCTCTGATACATTCAGCTCAAGGGCGATCGCCTTATCCTGTAGCCCAGCTTCAAACGCTAGCTTTAGTACATTCACCCATTCCGGCTTCAATTCCAGGCCTGTACGCATATCCCGGGGGGTGTAGACTAATCCTTGTAAAGCCCAATCTACCTTGGTGAGCATTTCCCTTAAGGGCAAACTTTTATCCGCAATGGTAAACCCTCCCTCATGGGCATTAATCGCAGGTTTTAGGCGCACGAGAGCCTTTACATAGGCGCTTTGCACAACAATATTTAAGCTAGGGTACTGCTGCATCAAAGTTCGCAGCAGTTGAATGCCTACCTCAGTACGAGCTGCCTCCCCTGCTGTTTCAGGAATCGATAAATCCATCACCACCAGATCTGGATGGGTTGCTTCAATTTGTTGACGGGCCATCTCTGCATCTTGAGCCGTAAACAGGTCTGCATCAGAGTACTGTTGCTTGAGCGTGCTCACGGTTCCATTCAGCACCGCTTCGTGATCATCGACGACCAAAATTCGCTGCTTGGGTACTAGATCTGGTTTACTCATGATAGTGCTCCACGGTTGATGTTGTATTATCCCATGTGGGCGATCGCCATCGAAATTGCCATTGTCCAACGGCGTCTTGTTGCGTTTGGGTACAGCGTCCAGACGTGAGCAGTTGAAAGGCTCGGCATAAATATGCGATTTCTTGAGACTGTTGTACAGCGGTACAAACGTCACGATTTGCATACATAACAGACATCGTCAGTAGTCCCTGTACTATCCCTTGGTCTCGTTGGGTAGATAGGGCTAAATGAATGGATTGGGTGGTCTTGGACTGAATAGTAAGACAGATTAACTCATCGAGCATCAGCACGATCGTATGATTTTGGGTTGCAGAGCTGTAAAGCCAGTTGGCAGGTAGATCTAGGTCAATAGGTAGACTAAGACCTTGACGTTGCTGCTCGACTAAGTTCTGAATGGCCAAAGGTAAACTATCTTCAACATAGGGTGGAGATAGATTCTCTGTCAGATGTTTTAAGTCATGATGCATCGTACTGATCTGCTGCAGTAATGCATGAATGTCTACGTCAGACTGATGATCTAACAGTTCGATTCGACGGCGGATGGTGAATAGATCTTGCATGAGTCCATCACGCACGCGCTCCACCTGACGGTTGACGCGTAACCGCTGTCTGGCTTCCCACCACTGTGCTGTTTGCCGATCTCGACACTGGAAGGTAAACGGTTGCCAAGAGGCTAAAAAACGAATGCCTAGAAACACAGGAGACATTGGATAAAGGAAAACTGGTATACCTCAATAAAACCACCCTCATACGATACCAGAAGTACCGAAAGACGATATGTATTATTTCTGTCAAGTATATGGCGGGTGTCGGACACACGGGTTGCATCAAGCTGTTATGTTCTTTGCAGAAAACTGCAAGCCAGTTCTCTCTTTTCTGAGAGTGATCAAAGAAGGACAAAACATGACAGCTTTATGCAATTGCAGTCGTTCATTTCGGTCATCAAGCTCTCCGGCAGGCATCAGCAAGAACACAGGAACCGGTAGTGAACGGTTGATGTAACCATCCTATTGTCTTAGGTAAGGACATAACGATAACGGTTGCACGAGGATGGTTGTCAGTCATGGTTACCCTAAAGCTTCTCTCCAAAAATCTGATTATCTCTTCCCTCCTATTATTTGCGCTTTGGCTACTCAGCTCCTGCAGTGGAGAACTTGTCGTCCACTGTGCAAATTATGAACCACCCGATCGCGGTATGCCGGGTCGTCTTGAAGGCGGTGGTACGCGCTACAGTCCCTCCGATTGCGATAACCTGACCATCATCAGAGGATAATCGTCGGCAGCGCCCATCCAGGTGATTACGCAGTTGCATAATTCAACGAAGATCAGCCCTAGTTCTATCCTCCCTACGAACATTCACGACTCAAGACCAGTCGTCCATCGGGTAGCTGATAAACACCCTGGGGTTCCATGATCGGATCTCCGGACTGCCATGCCTCGTCACTGGACTCTTGCCCATTGGGGATGGAGCGCACATCACCGGTGGAGTAGGTGGCGATCGGTAGGTCGCCGGGCCGCTCCGGCAGGCCGCCACCGCCGGTAATCAGGAAGGTGTTGCCCTGGGTGGTGCGGGCAATGCAGCTATTGGCGAGTAGTCCTTCAGTATCAATGACGGTTTCTGATAAGTTACTCAGGCTATTTTGAATGAAGCTCGTATCTGGCGTCACAATATCTCCCGATCGCACCTGACCTGTGGCATTGATATCGACGCGATCGTTACCATCAAGGGCCTCGATCTGTTCTCGGGTGAGGATGCCGGTGGCGGGGCGATAGTTATCACCAAAGAAGGCACGGGTATCGAGGGTGATGTTGCCGC carries:
- a CDS encoding response regulator transcription factor, which translates into the protein MSKPDLVPKQRILVVDDHEAVLNGTVSTLKQQYSDADLFTAQDAEMARQQIEATHPDLVVMDLSIPETAGEAARTEVGIQLLRTLMQQYPSLNIVVQSAYVKALVRLKPAINAHEGGFTIADKSLPLREMLTKVDWALQGLVYTPRDMRTGLELKPEWVNVLKLAFEAGLQDKAIALELNVSERTVRHYWTQVQDALDVYPEPGKNIRIQTELRAREEGLID